A window of Magnolia sinica isolate HGM2019 chromosome 13, MsV1, whole genome shotgun sequence genomic DNA:
tatagtTGTCACAATAAACCTTGTAAACATCCTAAGGAGAGATGTCATTTGCCACAACTTTTGGGAAAAGCCGATCAGTAGCCGGGCCGGCCCTGTGTGATCATTTCAGGCCGGGCTTAGCTGGATTGTCTTGGCCCGTCATTGCTTGAACCGGTATGGGCTTTGGCTTAACAATACGAGCCGGGGCTTAGACAGAGCTTGGCCCGGCCCGTTGGCACCCCTGGCCAATGGGCCACCGCGACGAGATCGATTTCTCCCAAATCCCCTTCTCCTCTCTCCCGAACCCGCCGTGTCGCAGACGAATTCTCCAATATTCTCAAAACCCATCAATCATGGGACCAAATCCTCGAAACCCTATTCGCCCAGGACCCCGAAATCGCCGTCTCTGATGTCTTGGAATGAAATCGCGACGTTGAACTGGGCCTCATGCTCTTCAGCAGGGCCTCTCGCCGGAATAACGGATCTCCCGACGCTTCCACTTATTCCGCCCTCCTCAAGATCATAGTCCGATCATCAGAGTTTCAAGAAATCGAATCCGTGCTTGTAAAGATGAAGAGTGAAAATAAAACTCCGAGCTGCGAAGTGTCCGATGCTCTAGTCAAAGCCTTTTTCCGATTCTGGGTCGGTCCAGAAAACCCATCAGCTCTCCGGTTGTGAAGAAAACACATCGCTGTTTGCCAAGCGTCTTTGCCTCAAATTCGTTGCTTTCTCCTTTGATTGCCCGTGGGCAGATTAACATTGCTTGCCAAGTATATGACTAAATGCTCAAAAGAGATGGAaatggtgatggtgatgtttgTATTGATAACTACAATACTTGTATAATGGTGAGCGGATTGTGTCGGGAAGGGAAAGTTAATGAAAGCAGGAAGATGATTGAGGACAGATGAGGAGATGGATGCATTCCGAATGTCGTCTTTTTCCAATACACTCATCAATGGGCATTGCAGGAAAGGAAATATTCAACATGCTTATaaccttgagaaaaaaaaaaaaattgaaattcaagggGATTGATGCCGAATAATTTCAGTTATGCATGATTCAAAAGTAACCGCCAACCCCCACCACTTGCGCGTAACCATCCACCACGAGATTCGCCGACATTCACCACTCACGCACATCTTGCCTAACGGCTGAGATGGTGCCTAGGATTATGGGTCATCTTGCCCTACGAACACTATAAATAAGGGGCTAACCTACATGAAAAGGTAGATAGAATCTCTCACATTAAACCTTTTAAATCGactagacctagattcctagctTGATTTCTCTAGCCAGGGTATCCTTTATTCTTCTCCTATGCAGGCGGTCAGAAGAGGGCGGTccagattcttgcatcaacagAAGATACAATAAAATAGATTCGGTGAAGGCATCTGATAGAACTGTTGTTGGCAACACATCAAGGAGCTCGCAGTACATCAGATCCTGCATGCCCATTGGAGAGGCGATCAAGATCAGTAAGATTCAGTATAAGACTGCATGTATATCCTACATGCCTTTCATGAGAAAGAATGAATataattatgatgtatgagatagAAATTACTGAGCAAAATTGATGCCGACTGTGGTGTTGCGGGTCCTCGAAATTTTCTCAAAGGCTATGGTAGATAAGACCATCATTGCCGGGCATGGATCACACAAATCGACAATCTCTACTTCTGTAGCGTCGTTTTTGCACGAGTACCTGGGGCCGCTCAAGCACTGGATTTGGTACTTCCTACCACATGCCGCACCATTGTCCCACAGCGCTTGGCTTACCGCGGCAATTAAACCATCCTCTGGAAACTGTTCGCTGCTGTATCCCGGGCATTTTGTAGCTGCAAGTAAAACCATTAATATAAGACTTCAATCCAGTGTGTAGGCCTGTGTGATTTGGGGTGAATCTAAATGCAAATATTCAAACTCACATttgcgcaaaaaaaaaaaaaaaaaaaaaaaaaaaaaaaaccaacaaatttattttcttattttgaaaaaattcaaCAGCATGTTATACGTACGGATGTAAGGAGGGTTGTAAGATGTAGCTCTTCCAATGACTCCTATGGCTACAACCGCATCGACGCACAACCATCCCATAAACAGAGCTGCTAACACAAACCTCATCGTCATCTCTCCTGCTGCACTTTTAGCATGAACTAGCTCAGTGCTTGCAATTTTTATGGGCGCGGATTGGCtgctaacaggttgagtagcgagactgctactgaagtgacgtcaccaagttctgtggaccccaccatgatgtattttttgtatccacgccgtccatacgtctAGAGAGATAATTTTAGTGTAATATCCAAAGAATTAGTCACATACaaggctccagtggaccccaccaacaaagcagtggggagagtgatgccaccgttaaaaacttccaaaaggccacaaaagttttcgatcaagctgatatttgtgttttacctttttTAGTATCTTTtctaacttttgaacaggttggatttcgaaaaaacatcctggtgggccttaggaaggttttaacggtgggaatcaaTCTTCCcgcttttttctgtggtgtggtccattaaagatttggatctgtctcattctctgattcataccttaaaataatatctccaaatggatggacgttgtggatagaacacatacataatggtgcggtccacagaacttggtgacgtcacttcagtagccactctcgctactcaacctgtcagtatctaatccgcgtccaatttttaggaaacggattggctactccccctgacactagccaatggctggtggtcggtgctccgtgggacccaccatgatatatgtgttgcatccatgccatccatctatttttagagatcattttacatatgagaccaaaaattaagtatatcccaatctcaagtggaccacattataagaaatagtgttgatgagcgtcgaccattaaaaatat
This region includes:
- the LOC131223184 gene encoding EG45-like domain containing protein: MTMRFVLAALFMGWLCVDAVVAIGVIGRATSYNPPYIPTKCPGYSSEQFPEDGLIAAVSQALWDNGAACGRKYQIQCLSGPRYSCKNDATEVEIVDLCDPCPAMMVLSTIAFEKISRTRNTTVGINFAQI